One window of the Eucalyptus grandis isolate ANBG69807.140 chromosome 8, ASM1654582v1, whole genome shotgun sequence genome contains the following:
- the LOC104415100 gene encoding LOW QUALITY PROTEIN: exportin-4 (The sequence of the model RefSeq protein was modified relative to this genomic sequence to represent the inferred CDS: deleted 1 base in 1 codon; substituted 1 base at 1 genomic stop codon): MDSIRRWYNCTIQQEDSIRRLYDRVHWWDKASAGGTSGFEIVMNNAIMPPVDAVIPPANAVLLNGAVVPPADAVFYCWTRDAALSVANKITGVDSAADEVKVCTAALRLFLQILNWEFXCDSNGKKGVNVFSSGIRHDTPLSSRTECILVQPGPGWRDILISSRDIVWPLNLYTALRWKFYHEGFSIDCPIAVSTRKLILQYCCLTGTIFPSDNGQLQEHHLLQLLSGIIPWIDPPDLVSKQIECGTSESEMLDGCRALLAMATVTSPTMFNQLLKSIRPFSTFTLSSTLMCEVIKVLMTKDPDEETWSWEARDILLDTWTALLMPLGSAAGIVLLPPEGVDAAATLFAYIVESELKAASASAFNDDSDSDYIHTSISAMDEKLSSYALIGRATIDFAIPLLTRHCTEWFSRLHQGGGSFDPTKTFEELYSLLLITGHVLADEGKGETPLVPIAIQRHFADFVEPDNNPVVILCSSIIGFAEQSLNPESRSSFFSPRLMELHLKFIPS, translated from the exons ACGCGATCATGCCACCGGTGGACGCGGTCATACCACCGGCAAATGCTGTCCTGCTGAATGGCGCAGTTGTACCACCGGCGGATGCT GTATTCTATTGTTGGACACGTGATGCTGCTCTAAGTGTTGCAAACAAAATAACTGGGGTTGATTCTGCAGCAGATGAGGTTAAAGTTTGTACAGCTGCACTCCGTCTCTTTCTCCAAATTCTGAATTGGGAATTCTGATGCGACTCAAATGGCAAAAAAGGGGTGAATGTTTTCTCAAGTGGAATTAGACATGATACTCCATTGTCCAGCAGGACCGAGTGCATCTTAGTGCAG CCTGGTCCTGGATGGCGTGACATCTTAATTTCTAGCAGAGATATTGTTTGGCCGTTGAACTTATACACAGCTCTCAGATGGAAGTTTTACCATGAAGGTTTTTCGATAGACTGCCCAATTGCAGTTTCTACTCGAAAGCTTATTCTGCAGTACTGTTGTTTGACCGGCACGATATTTCCTTCAG ACAATGGACAACTGCAGGAGCATCATCTGCTACAACTGCTTTCAGGGATTATACCATGGATAGACCCACCAGATCTTGTTTCAAAACAGATTGAATGTGGAACGAGTGAAAG TGAGATGCTCGATGGTTGCCGGGCATTGTTGGCTATGGCAACTGTAACGAGCCCAACTATGTTTAATCAACTCCTTAAATCAATTAG GCCATTTAGTACCTTTACCCTGTCATCTACCTTGATGTGTGAAGTCATAAAAGTCCTCATGACGAAGGACCCCGATGAGGAAACATGGAGCTGGGAGGCGCGTGATATCTTACTAGATACCTGGACTGCGCTGCTCATG CCGCTGGGTAGTGCTGCTGGGATTGTACTGCTTCCACCTGAAGGTGTTGATGCTGCAGCCACCCTCTTCGCATACATTGTAGAGTCTGAGTTAAAAG ctgcttctgcttctgcgtTCAATGACGATTCTGACTCAGACTATATTCACACTTCCATTTCTG CAATGGATGAAAAGCTAAGCTCTTATGCTCTTATTGGAAGAGCCACTATTGATTTTGCAATACCTTTGCTCACAAGACATTGCACTGAATGGTTTTCACGTCTACATCAG GGCGGGGGCTCTTTCGATCCAACCAAGACCTTC GAAGAACTCTATTCTTTGTTGCTAATAACGGGTCATGTACTTGCCGACGAAGGCAAAGGAGAGACGCCCCTG GTTCCAATTGCTATACAAAGGCATTTTGCGGACTTTGTGGAACCAGATAATAATCCCGTTGTCATCCTTTGTAG CTCAATCATCGGGTTTGCTGAACAAAGCTTGAATCCGGAAAGTAGATCATCATTTTTCAGTCCTCGACTAATGGAGCTACATCTCAAGTTCATCCCCAGTTAA